In Desulfolutivibrio sulfodismutans DSM 3696, the following are encoded in one genomic region:
- the rfbG gene encoding CDP-glucose 4,6-dehydratase, translating to MEPDAAFWRGKRVVVTGHTGFKGGWLTLWLRRLGATVTGISLPPDTTPDLFTLARVAEGISHHLADIRDREAVARIIREADPQAVFHLAAQPLVRPSYDDPIGTFSTNVMGTAHVLDALRFCPNLRVVAAITTDKVYRNREWPFPYREDDHLGGHDPYSASKAGSEIVAACYRDAFFKDRGVALATARAGNVIGGGDWSLDRLIPDAVRAFGGGGTLHIRRPDAVRPWQHVLEPLAGYLRLARLLFDDPGLAGAYNFGPHTSEAATVRQVVELARAAFGGGEVAYGPGDEGPHEAGWLALETAKARTLLGVRPLWSLEEAVGRTMAWYARQLRGQDARELCLEEIAAYEALLQGAA from the coding sequence ATGGAGCCAGACGCCGCGTTCTGGCGCGGCAAACGGGTTGTGGTCACCGGGCATACCGGATTCAAAGGCGGCTGGCTCACCCTGTGGCTGCGCCGCCTGGGGGCGACGGTGACCGGAATCTCCCTGCCTCCGGACACGACCCCCGATCTCTTCACCCTGGCCCGGGTGGCCGAGGGGATTTCCCACCATCTGGCGGACATCCGGGACCGGGAGGCCGTGGCCCGCATCATCCGCGAGGCCGATCCCCAGGCGGTCTTTCATCTGGCGGCCCAGCCCCTGGTGCGCCCCAGCTACGACGACCCCATCGGCACCTTTTCCACCAACGTCATGGGCACGGCCCATGTGCTCGACGCCCTGCGTTTCTGCCCGAACCTGCGGGTGGTGGCGGCCATCACCACGGACAAGGTCTACCGCAACCGGGAATGGCCGTTTCCCTACCGGGAGGACGACCACCTGGGCGGCCACGACCCCTACAGCGCCAGCAAGGCCGGTTCGGAGATCGTGGCCGCCTGCTACCGCGACGCCTTTTTCAAGGACCGGGGCGTGGCCCTGGCCACGGCCCGGGCCGGAAACGTCATCGGCGGCGGCGACTGGTCCCTGGACCGGCTCATTCCCGACGCGGTGCGGGCCTTTGGCGGCGGCGGCACGCTGCACATCCGGCGGCCGGACGCCGTGCGGCCCTGGCAGCATGTGCTGGAGCCCCTGGCGGGCTATCTGCGCCTGGCCCGGCTTCTTTTTGACGATCCCGGCCTGGCCGGGGCCTATAATTTCGGACCCCACACCTCCGAGGCCGCCACCGTGCGCCAGGTGGTGGAACTGGCCCGGGCCGCCTTTGGGGGCGGCGAGGTGGCCTACGGCCCCGGGGACGAAGGCCCCCATGAGGCCGGATGGCTGGCCCTGGAGACGGCCAAGGCCCGGACCCTGCTCGGGGTGCGGCCCCTGTGGAGCCTGGAGGAGGCCGTTGGCCGGACCATGGCCTGGTACGCCCGCCAGTTGCGCGGCCAGGACGCCCGGGAACTGTGCCTGGAGGAGATCGCGGCCTATGAGGCCCTGTTGCAGGGGGCGGCATGA